AGGAAGACCACGATCGCCAGAGGCACATCGAGGACGATGAGGGTGACGGCGATGAACGTCATCTCGAACAGCCCGAGGGCTGTGTCGAAGAGCGAGTAGCTGAGGAACTGCTGCACCGATTCCATGTCGGAGGTCTGACGTGACACCAGCCGACCCGAAGTCGACCGTTCGTGATACCCCAGGTCGAGACGTTGGATGTGGCGGAAGAGCCTCGACCGAAGCCGGTACACCACCTTCTGCGCCGTGATGCCGACCAGCCTCGTCGAGGTGAATGCGAGCACCGCCGATCCGACGGCCGAGAGAACGAAGGCGGACACAGCCCGAATCAGCGGTCCCGGGTCACCGTCTACGGCCTGTGGGACACCCTCATCGAGAGCCTGTGCGATGAAGATCGGGCCGATGACGAGGAACAGCGCGGTGAGCACGACGATGACGAACAGGAAGATCGCCATCGGCAGGTGCGGGCGGACGAGCGACAACAGCAGTGCCCGAGCCTTCTTCGCGATGTCCGGAGGAAGCTGCTCGAGCTCATCCTCATCGAGGCGTGGAGTGCTCACTGCGCACCTCCTTTCGTGGCTTGTCCGGTCGCAGCGGGCCCGGCCGAGGAACGTCCGGCTGGCACGGCCGCTGTGCGTCCTTGTGTCACAGCCGACGCGCCCATGAGTTCGCGGTAGAGCGGCGAGGACTCGAGCAGTTCCTCGTGGGTGCCCAGCGCGACGATCCGTCCGCCGTCGAGGACCGCGACCGCATCGGCCAGCGCCGAGGTGGAGGGGCGGTGGGCGATGATGAGCGTCGTCGAATCGGGCAGAATCTCCCGCAGCGCACGTTGGACCCGATCCTCCGTATCGACGTCGACCGCGGAAAGTGGGTCGTCGAGGACGAGGATGCGGGGTTGGCCGATCACCGCCCGAGCCAGGGCCAAGCGCTGACGTTGGCCGCCGGACAGGGACAGGCCCTGCTCGCCGACCTGAGTGTCGAGTCCCTCCGGCAGGCGTTCGACGAAGTCCCTCGCAGCCGTGATCTCCAGGGCCTGCCAGATCGCATCCTCGTCGACCCCGGGCGCGCCCATGCTCACGTTCTCGGCCACCGAGGTGGAGAACAGGATGGGATCCTCGAACGCGACGGAGACCAGATTGCGCACCTCGTTGACGGGCAGGTCCCGGATGTCCGTTCCGTCGATGCGCACACTGCCGCCCGTGACGTCCTGCAGGCGGGGAATGAGGGAGGCCAGCGTCGTCTTGCCCGATCCGGTGGGTCCGACGATCGCCACGGTCTGGCCGGGATCGATGTGCAGATCGAGACTGCGCAGGGTGTCGCGGTCTGTATCGGCGAAGTGGAAGTCGACATCCGCGAAGTCCAGTTCCCCCGTGTAGCGCCCGACATCGGGTGTGTCTTCGATCCGGCCGTCGGCGTCGGTGATGTCGTGCCTGATGTCGATGACCTCCCAATACCTGGCCGCGGCGGTCAGGGCCATGAGGGCATCGGCGAGGAGGAAGCCGAGCATCTCGATCGGCATCCTCAGCACCATCGAGATGGTCACCGCCGCGACCACGGTGCCGATCGTGGTCCACCCCTGCACGACGCCCCAGGTGCCGACCGCCACGATGGCGGCCTGGGCGAGAGTCGGCAGGAGGATGAGCACGCTCCAGAACCAGGAGTCGAGCTTCGCCTTGCGCACCTCGAGTCCTTGGAATCTCCGCGAGAGGCGGGAGAAGCGCTGCGCCGCCCAGGGGGAGCGGCCGAAGGACTTCAGGATTCTGATCCCCTGGATCGATTCCTCGACCTCGGTGGTGATCTCGCCGACGGTGTCCTGGGAGCGCCTGGAGACCGTGCGGTACCTCTTCTCGAAGACCGTCACGGTGGCCACGGTCGGCACCGCCATGATGAGGATGATCAGCCCGAAGACCGGCTGCAGGACGGTGAGGACAATGGTGCCGATGATGATGACGAGCGGGGTCGCCACGAGGAAGGGGATCCCGAAGGCGAAGAAGCGGCGCAGCTGAGAGAGGTCGTTGATCGCGCGCGAGAGCAGCTGTCCCGACTCCCAGGAGTCGTGGACGGCCACCGAGGTGTACTGCAGGCGTTCGAAGAGGCGTGAGCGCCAGGTGATCTCCCACTGTGCGACGACCGGTGCGACGAGGATTCTGCGACCCCACAGCGCCACCGCCTCGGCGATACCGATGGCGAGGACGCCGAGCACGGGCAGCCACAGGCCCGACAGCTCACGGTCGGCGATGGGTCCGTCGATGATGTGGCCGGTGATGAGGGGGATGACCAGTTGGATGGCGTTGGCCAGGAGAGTCAGCGCGAGTACGGCAATGTACACGCCGATGCGGGAGCGCAGATCGGGCCAGAATCGTAAGAGGGGACGCACCTTCAAGAGCCTAGTCGGGCCGCGTGTCCCAGTCCATGGTTCGCGCAACAAGCTTTGCCTTCCTCCCGGATAGGTCTCACGCTTCAAGCCGCTGCGGTCTCAGACACCGAGACGATCCATTGCATCGTTTGACACGCTGATTGCGGGAGGTGAACTATTGACCCATGACTCACCTTCTTGTCGTCGTTATTAGCCAGCGCGCGGATCATCCGTAGCCTGTCAACACGACACGTTCCGCGCGCCCCTACCGAAACCGGAGGGGCTTTTTTCATGTGGAGACAAAGAGGATCACTAGGAAGGATACGAAACGATGGCAGCCACGCCCTCGGCCCAGTCAGCGGCAGCCGGCACCGTGCCCAGCGCACCCCCGGTGACCGCGACCCCGTCCAGCATTCGACGCAATACGACCCCTGAGGTCCTCACCGGCGCGCAGGCGATCGTCCGCAGCCTCGAGCGCCTCGAGGTCGAGACGGTCTTCGGCCTTCCCGGCGGCACCATCCTTCCGACCTACGACCCGCTGTTCGAGACCGACAGGATCCGCCACATCCTCGTCCGCCATGAGCAGGGCGCCGGACACGCGGCCGAGGGCTACGCCGCCGCCTCGGGCAAGCTGGGCGTGTGCATCGCGACCTCGGGCCCGGGCGCGACAAACCTCATCACGGCGCTCGCCGACGCACACATGGACTCGGTCCCGATGCTCGCGATCACCGGTCAGCAGAGTTCGAAGCTGCTCGGCACCGACGCCTTCCAGGAGGCCGACATCGTGGGCATGACGATGCCGGTGACCAAGCACAGCTTCCTCGTCACCAAGGCCGAGGACATCCCCTCGGCCATCATCAACGCCCACCACATCGCCACCACGGGGCGGCCCGGACCGGTGCTCGTCGACGTCACCAAGGACGCACAGACCGGCACCGCGCCCTTCGTCTGGCCCGAAGAGCCGCAGCTGCCCGGGTACCGTCCCATCCTCAAGCCCCACGCGAAGCAGATCCGTGAGGCCGCCCGGCTCATCTCCGGGGCCCAGCGGCCCGTGTTCTACATCGGCGGCGGCGTCATCCGCTCACAGGCGGAGAAGGAGCTGCTCAAACTCGCCGAGGCGACCAACATTCCCGTGGTCACGACCCTGATGGCCCGTGGGGCCTTCCCCGACTCGCACCAGCTCCACATCGGAATGCCCGGAATGCACGGCAGCGTGCCCGCGGTCACTGCGTTTCAGAAGTCGGACCTGCTCATCACCATCGGGGCGAGGTTCGACGACCGGGTGACCGGCAACCTCGACTCCTTCGCGCCGAACGCCCAGGTCATCCATGCCGACATCGATCCGGCGGAGATCGGGAAGAACCGCGAGGTCGAGGTCGCCATCGTCGGCGACGCCCGCGAAGTCCTCGCCGAGATGCTCACCGAACTGCGGAACAAGTTCCCCAAGGCCCTGGAACGCCAGCGCGAACCCTGGTGGCGCTTCCTCAACCGTCTCAGGGCGACCTACCCTCTCGGCTACGACACGCACGGCGAACTCTGCGATCCGCAGTACGTGATCTCGCGCATCTCGGCACTGACCGGACCCGATGCCGTTTACACGGCAGGGGTCGGCCAACACCAGATGTGGGCCGCTCAGTTCGTCGAGTTCGAGCGCCCCAAATCGTGGCTGAACTCCGGCGGGCTCGGCACCATGGGGTACTCGGTGCCCGCAGCCATGGGTGCGCAGGTCGCGGAACCGGACCGCGTGGTGTGGGCCATCGACGGTGACGGCTGCTTCCAGATGACCAACCAGGAGCTTGCCACCTGCGCGCTCAACAACATTCCGATCAAGGTCGCAATCATCAACAACTCGTCGTTGGGCATGGTCCGCCAGTGGCAGACCCTGTTCTACGACGGCCGGTACTCCAACACCGACCTCAACACGGGACACGAGACGACCCGGGTCCCGGACTTCGTCAAGCTCGCCGAGGCGTACGGCTGCAAGGCCCTGCGCGTGGAGCGCAACGACGACGTCGACGCCGCGATCACAACGGCGCTCGAGACCGATGACCGGCCGGTCGTCCTCGACTTCACGGTCCCGCCGGACGCCATGGTGTGGCCGATGGTCGCCGCAGGCGTCTCCAACGACGAGATCGAATACGCACGCGGCATCCGTCCCGATTTCGACGGTGAGGACGACGAACAGGCCGAGAGTCAGATCACGGACGCCGGCA
The Brevibacterium marinum genome window above contains:
- a CDS encoding ABC transporter ATP-binding protein, with translation MRPLLRFWPDLRSRIGVYIAVLALTLLANAIQLVIPLITGHIIDGPIADRELSGLWLPVLGVLAIGIAEAVALWGRRILVAPVVAQWEITWRSRLFERLQYTSVAVHDSWESGQLLSRAINDLSQLRRFFAFGIPFLVATPLVIIIGTIVLTVLQPVFGLIILIMAVPTVATVTVFEKRYRTVSRRSQDTVGEITTEVEESIQGIRILKSFGRSPWAAQRFSRLSRRFQGLEVRKAKLDSWFWSVLILLPTLAQAAIVAVGTWGVVQGWTTIGTVVAAVTISMVLRMPIEMLGFLLADALMALTAAARYWEVIDIRHDITDADGRIEDTPDVGRYTGELDFADVDFHFADTDRDTLRSLDLHIDPGQTVAIVGPTGSGKTTLASLIPRLQDVTGGSVRIDGTDIRDLPVNEVRNLVSVAFEDPILFSTSVAENVSMGAPGVDEDAIWQALEITAARDFVERLPEGLDTQVGEQGLSLSGGQRQRLALARAVIGQPRILVLDDPLSAVDVDTEDRVQRALREILPDSTTLIIAHRPSTSALADAVAVLDGGRIVALGTHEELLESSPLYRELMGASAVTQGRTAAVPAGRSSAGPAATGQATKGGAQ
- a CDS encoding acetolactate synthase large subunit → MAATPSAQSAAAGTVPSAPPVTATPSSIRRNTTPEVLTGAQAIVRSLERLEVETVFGLPGGTILPTYDPLFETDRIRHILVRHEQGAGHAAEGYAAASGKLGVCIATSGPGATNLITALADAHMDSVPMLAITGQQSSKLLGTDAFQEADIVGMTMPVTKHSFLVTKAEDIPSAIINAHHIATTGRPGPVLVDVTKDAQTGTAPFVWPEEPQLPGYRPILKPHAKQIREAARLISGAQRPVFYIGGGVIRSQAEKELLKLAEATNIPVVTTLMARGAFPDSHQLHIGMPGMHGSVPAVTAFQKSDLLITIGARFDDRVTGNLDSFAPNAQVIHADIDPAEIGKNREVEVAIVGDAREVLAEMLTELRNKFPKALERQREPWWRFLNRLRATYPLGYDTHGELCDPQYVISRISALTGPDAVYTAGVGQHQMWAAQFVEFERPKSWLNSGGLGTMGYSVPAAMGAQVAEPDRVVWAIDGDGCFQMTNQELATCALNNIPIKVAIINNSSLGMVRQWQTLFYDGRYSNTDLNTGHETTRVPDFVKLAEAYGCKALRVERNDDVDAAITTALETDDRPVVLDFTVPPDAMVWPMVAAGVSNDEIEYARGIRPDFDGEDDEQAESQITDAGTEEDGTVRSVAQIEGGLE